In a single window of the Pseudodesulfovibrio profundus genome:
- a CDS encoding cytochrome c3 family protein encodes MHRRYFPIAILTGILLITAIAGYLIPLESSAQPVRILLPNKGGNVIFTHETHISIQDDQCVTCHHTTLKDDDPIACKSCHVKTFDETFIIEHPTQFDDKQCASCHHADSNIDRFTHDDHALDYADSDCQSCHHDESIEPEPQACSNCHQKEGKDDIPSLKVANHTRCASCHDDMFDQGVEGCGYCHVRNEQKEQKTADQEACSSCHEESIDQLIPTTTVAFHGQCRGCHETMDAGPYGDENCDKCHMN; translated from the coding sequence TTGCACAGACGTTACTTTCCCATTGCCATACTGACTGGAATATTGCTGATCACTGCGATTGCCGGATACCTGATTCCTCTGGAGAGTTCTGCGCAACCCGTGCGTATCCTCCTTCCCAATAAAGGAGGAAATGTAATATTCACCCACGAAACCCATATTTCCATTCAAGATGACCAATGTGTCACATGTCATCATACGACCTTAAAAGATGACGATCCGATTGCTTGTAAAAGCTGCCACGTAAAAACGTTTGACGAGACTTTCATCATCGAACACCCCACGCAGTTCGATGACAAACAGTGTGCAAGTTGCCACCATGCAGATTCCAACATCGACAGATTTACTCATGACGACCACGCCCTCGATTATGCAGACAGTGACTGTCAATCATGCCATCACGATGAATCCATTGAGCCAGAGCCACAGGCATGCTCAAACTGCCACCAGAAAGAAGGGAAAGACGACATCCCCAGCCTGAAGGTTGCAAACCACACACGTTGCGCAAGTTGTCACGATGACATGTTCGATCAGGGCGTCGAAGGATGTGGCTACTGCCATGTTCGCAACGAGCAAAAAGAACAGAAAACTGCCGATCAAGAAGCGTGCTCAAGCTGTCATGAGGAAAGCATCGACCAACTTATCCCCACCACGACAGTTGCTTTCCACGGTCAGTGCAGAGGATGTCACGAAACCATGGATGCTGGCCCCTACGGTGACGAAAACTGCGACAAATGCCACATGAACTAG
- a CDS encoding potassium:proton antiporter, with the protein MLATLRTLGIGAWLACILTLVYQGLSWALNASWPSLTLMSVSNNLLGFDLLSILQNLPVDLAVKTIYILSTTELSIALWWLGVFFFGTALGWKVVFGK; encoded by the coding sequence ATGCTTGCAACATTGAGAACACTCGGCATCGGGGCTTGGCTCGCCTGCATTTTGACACTGGTCTACCAGGGCCTCTCGTGGGCCTTGAATGCCTCCTGGCCATCGCTGACACTTATGTCAGTATCCAATAATCTTCTGGGATTCGACCTACTGTCCATTCTTCAAAACCTCCCAGTCGATCTGGCCGTCAAAACCATTTACATACTTTCCACGACAGAACTTTCAATTGCCCTATGGTGGCTTGGTGTTTTCTTCTTTGGAACGGCACTCGGCTGGAAAGTTGTCTTCGGAAAATAA
- a CDS encoding RnfABCDGE type electron transport complex subunit D produces MKIILPFQPILTVTVAPYAHCGRTINGYIRETLIAMLPAAIMAMVGFGVGAMRVMALSCAVAVLCEAMCNKFTKTEQSIDNLSAVHTGLLFAFLLPASAPWWLVTLGSASSIILGKMIFGGLGANPLCAPLVGWATCRISWGSFMDTNATMLMSNLPAPLQDLKYFGLESIQSIDYMAMLSGKQLGGLGEVQLAALLLGAAFLLVRRHIGWEIPMAFLGGVALTAWIFQMIDPVTYASPLFHLMTGGTLFGAFFLMTEPASSPTGRIPSLIYGLMGGAMVIIIRVYGIYPDGVPFAILFANLFTPLLDRIRPKPFGGPYQLTQEPEDDEICEKC; encoded by the coding sequence ATGAAAATAATCCTACCATTTCAGCCAATACTGACGGTTACCGTTGCCCCGTACGCTCACTGTGGGCGAACCATTAACGGCTACATAAGAGAAACACTAATCGCCATGCTGCCTGCGGCTATCATGGCAATGGTCGGCTTTGGCGTTGGGGCCATGCGAGTCATGGCTTTATCCTGTGCGGTTGCGGTTCTCTGTGAAGCGATGTGCAACAAATTCACCAAGACAGAACAATCCATAGACAATCTCAGTGCCGTCCATACAGGCTTGCTTTTTGCCTTTTTACTGCCAGCATCGGCACCGTGGTGGCTGGTCACACTCGGATCGGCATCATCAATCATTCTGGGGAAAATGATTTTTGGCGGACTCGGAGCCAACCCATTGTGCGCTCCACTTGTCGGTTGGGCAACTTGCCGTATCTCATGGGGAAGTTTCATGGACACCAATGCAACCATGCTTATGTCCAACCTCCCTGCCCCTCTTCAGGATTTGAAATACTTCGGTTTGGAATCCATTCAATCAATCGACTACATGGCTATGCTTTCAGGTAAGCAACTGGGAGGGCTTGGCGAGGTTCAGCTTGCTGCCTTACTTCTTGGTGCAGCATTCCTGCTGGTCAGGCGTCACATAGGTTGGGAAATCCCCATGGCCTTCCTCGGTGGTGTCGCCCTGACAGCATGGATTTTCCAGATGATAGATCCGGTTACCTATGCCTCCCCACTCTTCCACTTGATGACTGGCGGAACGCTGTTCGGTGCATTCTTCCTCATGACCGAACCGGCCTCCTCACCAACAGGAAGAATCCCGTCACTGATTTATGGGCTGATGGGCGGCGCGATGGTTATCATCATTCGAGTATACGGCATTTACCCCGACGGTGTTCCGTTTGCCATTCTTTTTGCCAACCTGTTTACACCGCTGCTTGATCGTATCCGTCCCAAACCATTTGGCGGACCTTACCAACTGACACAAGAGCCGGAGGATGATGAAATATGCGAGAAATGCTGA
- a CDS encoding electron transporter RnfC: MTTFSFSLLTGETGPLVTLNAPETFSIPTPTHKSIVSEGDEVLADEKIAEATRPGVGDVHSPAAGKIEDITVDAIVVRRSGTGQNTPDSAPPSGGKALREWLRGLGINTYQLVRASQLIINAVPPEPGISIYEPLIQDYRHIVELGLDAVQRIVNPSKLHLVVAKGNRTNAFPNCSILQVPPVYPNGIDQLVIKATTGEETLLGTRPKDATILSIRDLYYIGKVMETKRPLTETIMTIGKDNHLIKIGTQIRHLAQEAGVTVQPGDRVIFGGLMRGVAALNIDQGVDKYTTGMIILRHDEGLSPTDNFCLGCGECERHCPARIMPGLISRCAEFKHFERAEDYHIHSCIECGICGYWCKAQRPLLQYIKLAKYEIALLRTASSTLEGEGQ, encoded by the coding sequence ATGACAACATTTAGCTTCAGCCTGCTTACCGGAGAAACCGGTCCATTAGTCACATTAAATGCTCCGGAGACTTTCAGCATTCCTACGCCGACACATAAATCCATTGTGTCTGAAGGAGATGAAGTACTCGCGGATGAAAAAATTGCAGAGGCAACGCGACCCGGAGTCGGAGATGTTCACTCCCCTGCTGCCGGGAAAATAGAGGATATAACAGTTGACGCCATCGTAGTTCGCCGATCGGGTACCGGGCAAAACACCCCGGACTCTGCTCCTCCAAGCGGAGGGAAAGCCCTCAGAGAATGGCTTCGTGGACTTGGCATCAACACGTATCAGTTGGTTCGCGCCTCGCAGTTAATCATTAATGCCGTCCCGCCAGAGCCAGGAATTTCCATTTATGAACCCCTTATTCAGGACTATAGACATATCGTCGAACTGGGACTCGACGCAGTGCAGCGGATCGTCAACCCTTCCAAGCTCCACCTGGTGGTAGCCAAGGGCAACAGGACCAATGCTTTTCCCAATTGTTCCATTCTTCAAGTTCCACCAGTGTACCCTAATGGCATAGATCAACTTGTCATCAAGGCCACCACCGGAGAAGAGACACTCTTGGGGACACGCCCGAAAGACGCCACAATTCTTTCTATTCGCGATCTCTACTACATCGGGAAAGTGATGGAAACGAAGCGCCCTCTCACTGAAACAATCATGACAATCGGCAAGGACAACCATTTGATCAAGATCGGCACTCAGATTCGGCACCTGGCCCAAGAAGCAGGGGTAACTGTCCAGCCTGGGGATCGCGTCATATTCGGAGGCCTGATGCGCGGCGTAGCAGCGCTCAACATAGATCAGGGGGTCGATAAATATACGACCGGCATGATTATCCTTCGACATGACGAGGGGCTATCCCCCACTGACAACTTCTGCCTCGGTTGTGGAGAATGCGAACGCCATTGTCCGGCCCGCATCATGCCCGGCCTCATAAGCAGATGTGCGGAATTCAAGCACTTTGAACGAGCGGAGGATTATCACATTCACTCATGTATTGAATGTGGCATTTGCGGATATTGGTGCAAAGCCCAACGTCCGTTGCTGCAGTATATAAAGCTGGCAAAGTATGAAATTGCCCTTCTCAGAACCGCCTCAAGCACGCTGGAAGGAGAAGGCCAATGA